The DNA window GGCTCGGTGGCGGTGGATGTCGACGGCCGGGTGCTGACCATCCGGGCCGAGCGGTCCGCGCGTACCGACGCCGACGTGCAGTGGGTCCGCAGGGAGCGGGTCACCGGCACCTTCGAGCGCCGTCTCACGCTGGGCGAGGGTCTCGACCTCGACAAGATCTCGGCCACCTGGCAGGACGGCGTCCTCACCCTGACGATCCCGGTGGCCGAGGCGGCCAAACCGCGCCGCATCGAGATCACCACCGGCCGGGCGCCCGCCCTCGAGGGCGTCACCACCAGCTGATTTCCCCCGCACATGATCGGGCCGGCGGTGCGCCGGCCCGATCGTCGTCTATATCGGAGGGATAACGGTCTGCGGCGGCGGGACAGACGGGAGCCGCGCGCGGCGTGAGGCTGTCCTCAGAGGACGACACGGGGGAGCGCTGCCGCATGTTCAGAATCGTCGCCGGGGCCGTGCGGTTCCGTGCGGCGCAGGCCCTCACGCTGCTGATCCTGACCGCCCTGCCGGCCACGGTCGCCGCCGCCGCGCCCTGGTACGTGCGGCTCGCCGACGCCCGGACCGCGGAGGCGGCGATCGGCGCGGTGCCGGCCGGCGACCGCATGGTCACGGTGCATCAGGCCGGCGACGGCTCGGCCGGCGATCCGGTCCTCGCGCTCGACGCGTTCCGCGACGCCGTCGCCTCCGCCCTGCCGATGCCGGGCGCGCAGCCGGTTCTCGGGCTGGCCCTGCGCAGCACGATCGACATCCCGGGTGGCGGCAGGGACCAGGTGGGGGTCGTCTCCCGGGACGGGTTCTGCGATCAGGTCCGGCTGGCCGGGCGTTGCCCGGCACAGGCCGGGGAGGGGGCGCTCTCCACGGAGACCGCACGCCGATTGGGGGTACGGGCGGACGACCGCGTCACCGTGCGGGCCAACCCGGAGTCCGCCCCCGAGCCGATCACGGTGACCGGGATCTACCAGCTCGCCGACCCGTCCGCCGGATACTGGGCGGACCCGCTGTTCCGGGCCGGGAGCGGCCTCGACCCGATCTTCACGGTCCCCGCGACGTTCTCCGGCGGTGCGCTCGGCCCGCCGACGCTGGCCTGGGCCGCCGAGCTGCCCGTGCCGCTGCTGCGCGGCGACGACGGATACGACCTCGGCGAGGTGGTGGAATCGGCGGGCGGGTTCTCGGTCACCGACCCGACCGGTCCGCTGCGGGCGGCGTTGTCCGGGGAACGCGAACGGCTGGTCCGCGGCGTCCTGCTGGCCGTGGTGCCGGTGCTGCTGCTGGCCTGGTTCGCGATCGGTCTCGCCGGGCGCTACACCGCGCGGGACCGCCGCCGGGACGCCGGTCTGCTGAGGCTGCGCGGCGTCACCCGCACCCGCCTGCACGCCCTGCTGGCCTGCCAGGAGACCCCGGCCGTCCTCGGCGGCGCCCTGCTCGGCCTGATCGCCGGCCCGGTCGCCGCCACCCTGCTCACCGGCACTCCACCGACCCTCGACCAGGCACCGGCGGGAATGACGGGCGCGGCGAGCGCCGGGCAGGGGGCCTGGGACGCGGGCGCCGCGCTGCTCTCCGCCGGCGCGGCCGCCACCGTCGCCGTCGTCACCCTGCTCACGCTGCTCGTCGCGGATCTCGCGCTGGCCCGCGCTCCGGTCGCCACGCTGCTGCGGCGGGTCACGCCGGCCCGGCGTGGCTGGGCGGCCGGCCTGGTCGACGTCCTGCTCGTCACGGTCGCGGTGGCGGCCGCGTACCAGGCGCGCTCGCCCAGCCCGGACGCCGGTGTCGGCGCTCTCGCTCCGGCGGCGGTCGCGGTCGCCGTCGCGGTGCTGCTGGCCCGCCTGATC is part of the Actinoplanes missouriensis 431 genome and encodes:
- a CDS encoding Hsp20/alpha crystallin family protein; translated protein: MVLTFDPFRDFDRLAGQMLSAPVAGAAATAMPMDLYRSGDHFVLHCDLAGIDPGSVAVDVDGRVLTIRAERSARTDADVQWVRRERVTGTFERRLTLGEGLDLDKISATWQDGVLTLTIPVAEAAKPRRIEITTGRAPALEGVTTS